A single genomic interval of Phocoena sinus isolate mPhoSin1 chromosome 15, mPhoSin1.pri, whole genome shotgun sequence harbors:
- the LOC116740911 gene encoding colostrum trypsin inhibitor-like, protein MKLSRLLALCLTLCLVGLASSGKTSANLQQEASQELLQTPPALCQLPAVRGPCKASLHRYFYNSTSIECEPFTYGGCQGNANNFETTEICVRVCKPPETKVKSS, encoded by the exons ATGAAGCTCAGCCGCCTCCTTGCCCTTTGCCTCACCCTCTGCCTGGTGGGCTTGGCCAGCTCAGGAAAGACCTCAG CCAATCTTCAGCAAGAGGCTTCCCAGGAGTTGCTCCAAActccccctgccctctgccagcTCCCCGCAGTGAGGGGCCCTTGCAAAGCCTCTTTGCACCGATACTTCTACAACTCTACATCCATTGAGTGTGAGCCCTTTACCTATGGTGGTTGTCAGGGCAATGCCAACAATTTTGAGACCACAGAGATCTGTGTGAGGGTCTGCAAACCCCCTG AGACCAAGGTCAAGAGCAGCTGA